Sequence from the Strix uralensis isolate ZFMK-TIS-50842 chromosome 1, bStrUra1, whole genome shotgun sequence genome:
TTGTTTAGAAGTTGCTGTCCATTTTTTATCTCTCTTGGGATTCCATTTGGCAATGGTGTTGAGAATTTActccaggtttgtttttttcctatacaTAACAATTACTCTAGTCTTGGTGGTTTGACAAGGCACAAACATAAAGTAAAAATTGCACCTtgctctcttctttttgtcctcCAAGGATTTTGGTATGCGTGGTATCAGAGTTGGAGTATTGTACACCAGAAATCATGAAATTCAGAAAGTTGTGAATCAACTGGCTGTCTTCCATACCTGTCCTGGGCCTGTTCAGCATGTTCTCAGTCAATTCCTTAGGGACAGAGGTTGGCCACAGTAGAAATCTTTCCGttgaacagttttatttttcccttgcaggTGGAAgtaaaacaattatatttttcttgctttgataAGATTGGTTGAATAACGTGTTTTTTCCCACCAACAAAAAGCAACTTAAAGAAGCAAAGGAATATTCTTGTGGATGGGCTTGCAGATGTTGGAATACCCGTGCTCAGAAGTTCAGGAGGACTCTTATGTGTGGGCAGACTTCAGAAAAGTATGTAGGAAgtttgaaaaggagtgggaatgTAAAACTTAGAAGTGTAAAAATTACTTGTACATGTTGTTACACAGTTTTATCAAGTCCTGGAAAATCCTTTCAGTGGTGAATTTATGCACTTGTTCAGcctttaataaaaattattttcttcctttagttCTTAAAATCACAGAGTTTTGAAGCCGAACGTGAATTATGGCAGAAGCTTCTTGATGAAAAACTCCTGATTAGTCCTGGAAAAGCTTTTTATTGTTATGAACCTGGATGGTTTAGACTGGTTTTCTCCGATTCTGTAGATAGGATTTACTTGTGTAAAAGTGGGTTTTACTTCTAATATGGCATGTAGTAGTACACAAGTTTTAAGAGACATTAACATTATAAATAATGAGTTCAAAACTAATTATTCTGTCTCAGCTTGTGAGGGGCATTTTTAGAGTTTGTATGAACTGAGAAATACTAGATTGGCCCAGGGCATAGGTTACAAAGCACTTACATTGGATTATGTTAAACCTCTAAAGccttcagaatttaattttaaaatttatttttactctatCAGAAGTAAGGAGCCAAAGTTTATGTGaaaagatttttgtctttcaaattaTGCTTTATAACGTGGGAATTCCCCACCATCCCTCATTTTTATGTGGCTCATGGTAGGTATGAAAAATGTATCCATCTCTTATGTTGTAAAATACTTAACCTTGAATGAATGCTTTATATTGTTGGCAAAGAAGATATATGTTTATATAGAGCATATAAAGTTATAGAAAAACGTAGATTGAAAGGGAACTCTTGGGTCATCTAGTAGAACTTCCTGCTCAAGGCAGGGCCGGTTTCTAAGTCAGAGAGCAGGTTGTCAGTGAAGTTTTGAGACTGTCTAAAGATAGAGATTATGCAACGTCCCTTAGGAATCCATTTCAGTGTTTAATCGCTcctgtggagatttttttttccataggttGAGTCAGTATTTCCCTCTGTATTTCCTTTCTCCAGGTATTCAGAGACTTGAGCAAATGTTGCATAGTTACATTGCTGAGCCGGTCACAAACAACACATCTTCTACTGCTGATGCTTTATGCAATCCAGAAAAAGATTGTTCAGGCAGACCTTCAAACACACCAGGAAAAGATGTCTCCCAGCTAAAAAATATACTTGTTTATTAAAATCATGTATGCATTTAATGACTTGATATAGTTTAGCATCCTTATGTTTACTAAAAGTGTGTATGACTTCAGTATTTTTGGCTGTAACATTGCGTAACGCTCTCACTTTGCTGTGACCTGGCATTAATAATCTTGCAAGTGGACTTGCTGAAGTtgaattttaaggaaaatagACCTCCTGGAGATTGTGAAATTAGCCCCTGTTAAGCACAGCACTTGGTTTTACTCCATTTCAAGTGTGCTATGTGTCAGTAAAATCAGTGAGTCTTCATATATACTTGCATAGTTGTTGAGTTatgaaattttgaaaatgctggtaAAATGGTTGTGCATATTACTATATATTATGGACTGTATATTTTAATCAGACTACTGAAAATACTGAATCAGGTGATACTAAGATTTTGCTAAACTTTTGTAGCTGGCAAAATGGTTTTGTATATTCATGAGATCTCTCTAAACGTATACATCTCAAACATTTTATACACCTTCTGTATATGCATGCTAAGTGAGTactttctgaaaaagcatttagATTTTTGGCTTCTGGGCTCCCTTTCGGATTATTTTTATGTGCCTGTATTCATTGGATAGTGTTTTCATACATTAACTATGAAAAACCCTTGAAGGTCTGTAACGTATACTCATTTGACAGAGTTGTATGGGGacttttttactttgtttttggtttgttgggtttttttttaaagcatttgcagAATTAATTCACCATTTGCTCTGTTATATGGGTTTGTTGAGAGAAAATTAGAACTGCAGATTAACAGACTGCTGCTGTAGAGGCTCAGGGGGAGGATTATCTCACTGTGGATCCCTAATAAACTACAGTACTACATCAGTTAATATTTTTGTTCTCAGTTCTGTAAGGCCATTAAGGCCTTTATCAATCCTAATATACAATATATCAGCAACCACAACAAATGTGATCTTTGCTTCTTGTATAATTGCTTCTTAAGTAGGCAATTGCTCTTTTCCTTCTACTTGCTTTTTCCCAATGTAGGGGAAATAAGACTACCCACCAAATCTATTAAATGGACATTTTCATTGTGGAAGGAAGGGAAGGTTACTCTCTTTGCATAAACCTCATCTTCAGCACACAGGCTCCAGAAAGCATCAAGACAGTCACAGGCACAAACTTTAGAAATCTAGGTAGCATAAATCACCCTATATACCATCACCAGTATAAAATTGTTACTGTTCAGCACTGTTATTGTCTGTTACTGTTCATCAATCACCTTTGACATTTCAATTAATCATTCTGTGTTCTTGGCTTTGGTAATTGTAGATTTGAAGAGACCTGGGTTTGAGGAGCATGCAAAGAAAACTGTGGGAAAGTACAAGCAGGGGtgacatttttattcatttgcaCTCTGGCAATCCTGTTGTGCTCAGTGGACATGCTGAAACATGTATTTTGCAGTCTCATATGATGTTGTAactactgctttatttttctccaggGCCAGGGTATTACAGCAGCTGGAGAACTACTGCTGGCTTTTGCTTACAAAAGTACCCAGAAATGATGTGTCAAACTGCTGGTTCAGATAAATGTTATGAACTGAGAGTATTAACAGTACTGCCTGGGACCTCTACCAGAGTGGATCAAGTTGGTATTTTGTGACTTCTCTTCTTATATCTTTTGGTTTTCTTGGTTGGTAGGATTATGGCACAGGAAGGAAATTAGTATCATTTCTTACCACTTTCTATTCACATCTTCCTTGCTCCTCCTTCTTCATTGAAGGCTGGAATTGCAATGTGAAGGTAGTAAATAGGTGTATTAGCCCACCTAGCCCTGTGTGCTGAAAACCATAAATTTCTACTTACTGACTTTTAGATTTTTCATTGTCCCTCAGCCAGTGCTTCAAGTTGAAATGGTCTGTGCTGGTCTATCACACTAATTGCAACCATTTTTGCTTCTCTGCAAGTTCAGGACTCCGCATGTTCAATTAGCTCTCATTGCTGCACTTGGTGAGGTGCTGAgcataagagaaagaaaacctaACAGCTAGGGGCTCCTGGGCAGGGAGAAGAGGAGTTGTTCTTTCTAACGCAAGATCTATTAACTGGGTTCCAAGTCTGGCTTCTACTGTGTAGTGACCTCAGACCCGGCCCACCCACGGCTGTCCGTACTGGCCCAGGTAGCTCTGCTCATCATGTTCAGGTGTTGGAAGGAGAtgcagagacacagaaaaagCATCAGAATTAAAAAGCCTTTGACAGAATGTAAACCCCACAAGTATGCCAATATGCTGCTTATCGAAAAGCTCCTAGGCATaaattaaaacctgaaaaattaaataaattcagttCTAGAGAAGCATGACCTTGTGTTTTTCTCCTTGATCCAGCCTTCTGATACAAATCTGCAAATCTTCAGTGATACTCTCTCAGGTAAGTTAAAGgttaaaaaatcatttaatataCACTCGAAGTGTGTTTTTGATGTGCCTACAAGTATATGATAAATACCTGAGAAAAAACTGTTTATTTACGTGATTTACAAGTATATATCTAAAATGAGTAATTGCTTAATTTCAACCAGTATGGCTTTGTGTAACTAGGACTCCAtttcagtaatataaaaatatattgaataaaTCATTGACTATTTAGTGGACAGTCTTTACACATACGAAATCTGAAAGTTTTGCTTTCAGCAATTAAAGCTGTTACTTGTTATTTGCTATCTTTAGTTGAGCTATCAGTcactaaaaatgttttgtttgcttttttttactgCTATTATTTTGCTATTATTATCCTGTGTACAATTCCCAACTAAATTATTTCAATGAGTGTCTCTTACACCTAAACAGAGGTAAGTAAATTGCTTAAGTCcaggatttttccttttcaagctCTTTTATTTCTCCTACATAGATACAGAAGTGAAAATTCTCCCCATtcaaaaagtagttttaaaaaacaatgtcTGCATTACTTCTGTCATGGAAACTCTTTCCTGTTCTGCAAGGGACATGTTCTTGGATAAGATTGATTTCCTACAACTATAAAATGGGTATTTTCTTCCTGTAGGCAGACAGAACTGCAATATACGCATCAGGACACACTCAATGTTCTATGCATTACTTAGTATACTATATACACTCTGTGTATTTTGGCTCTTAGCTACATGTTCCATCTGTAGAGCTATAATTGCTTAACAAAAACGTCTGTTGATTGGTCACAAAGCTCTGAAGCTTAACACAAGCCATAAATTCCATAGCAGTGTATCCACACATAGTCCAATGATTCAGGAATGAAACCTACCTAAATTTTGGCATGGGGGATGCcaaacaagaaaagagagaataaTGGGTGAGCTCAGCTCCTTCAGTGGCAGGCCATCAAAGCCCATCCTCATGGGATCCTGTGATATCCCTTCTGCTGTTGAGTccattttgctggttttcctttttcccttcattttcctAATAGGAGAAATTTTCAGAGAGACACATTGTTCTTGGAGGTCCCATTCTTTCAGCTATGTCCATAAGAAGCTGTCTGGAGAGTCAGTTATTCTTCCCATGTTACTGGTTGATGTTCTGAACATGAAAAAATAGGACAGTGCAATTGTTCAAATAAAGTTATAATGCTTTACTACAGACATTGCCTGTGTATCCACTCTCTTTAGGGACCTTATCATCAGAATCCTTGCCCATTTGGATTATATTTTAGTACTTTTCAATATAAtcaagaagtaaaataaaaatacttagtgTTTACTAAGAAAGATTGTTCCATAGCTCTcttaaaaaaaggtattatttgTCTTTTTAGACTGTAGTTGGAAGTATAATACTTGGAATTATTTTAGATTAAATcttttaagcatttttctttcactggcTTACATTCTCTTTGAGCATTGTGAGCTAACAGATTGTCTCCTATGCCTTAGTTCCCATGATACAATGACTATAATGCAAGTTGGAGGAATAGCTGCATTTGCAACCCTGTTACTGTTCTTATTTGCTCTGAAGACGACAGTAAGTACTATTAACAATTATGTAACAACAAATAATCTAAGCTGTCATGATTTTAATGACAGCTTTGTATCTGGTTTATCGAGTCACTCAATTCCTACTAGCTCTGTTTGCATCTCCAAAACTAGCAAtgctcacagtaaaaaaaatataaaattgaacAGTCTGTTCTAGAAACTGTTAAACTACCAGGACTGATCCCGCTCTCCCATAAATCTCTGTCCCAGCTTCATTCTTCTGTCCACAGGTTTGCTATACTAAGGACAAGAGAAGTCAAAACATGTAAGTGAAATGTATTGTACTTCGAAATGGGTTTTTCTCATGAACATATTACCATTTATCTGTTCCTTTCCTGGAGCCTCTCTTGGAACCACTGATGCGTATCAATaggaaggcagcaggagctggaagtcAATTAAATATGTTTTATGGAATTACTCGGCTTATTAACAGACCAGGAAAAGGAGCAAAAGCTTATGTCAGCTGCAGTAATTTCAGGATTTATCTTTATGCTAGTCACTGATGTTAGTTTATTAATCACCATCCCTAACAACAATTTTTGGGGGCTCAAAATGTGTTGGCCAACTGCAGCTAAAGACAGTCTCACTGTGCTTGGTGTCCTCAGGAAACCCTGACAAGCGTGACCATATCAAACACCTCAAGCATTCTGCTGATTATCGGGACAATTGTCTGCAACCTTTTAAATTCATACGTAAATGGTTTACTCGATGTGCACTTACTGGATACACTGACATGAGTCAGCCTGTACTGTACAGTTCCTGTAATCACTCTGTCTGTCAGGGGTAGAGCTTCATATCACACTGcagcaaacaaaatataaacGTTTAAATGCAGAGCTCCTTTTCTGTATTAGGGAGTCTGGCAAAAATTTTTAGAAGACAAGTTTTATGTTTAATCAGctgaaaagtatatttttttttctgtgtgatttttttcctatttcgTAATTTAATGCATGGCAAGACCAGACAGctaaaaagatatttaaagttCCAGTGGATTGGCTAACAAGAAACACTGATGAGTCTTGCATCTTCCCAACCAAATAATTATCAGTTAGGTGAGTAACAGAACTGAGGCAGATTCACATTTGTTTTAGATTACCTAGTACAGCATTTGACAGTTTCGCTTTTATTGtgttctttttgcatttttatttttaaaaatctaatcaGAATACACCTTTCTTAAATTTAGTGCTGCTGGTGATTCAAATGCAGCAAGGAATGCCATTTCTATTTGATTCTGGCTTTCATTTCACAGTGGCAATGCTCacagttgctttttcttccagaagttcCAGGTTACATATCCCCTACCTGGAGCTCTGCTCTTTGCTACTAGAACATTCATACAGCATActgtttttcataaaacattattttgctcCAAACTCTTTTGCTTAAGCTTTCAAACTACATGTCTAATGCAAGCCTGCAGTCAGTCTCCTCTCTCAGGTGGGGCCTGCTGTTTGACAGAGGAGGGTGCTGAGACATGTGTATCAGCAGGCCATTCTGTGAGACAACTTCAAATCATAAATCATATATTGATATTCCCCTAAATTGTCCCTTTTATATTACAATTTACTGATAAATAAGGCAAACAGGAAGCACGTACTTTTCATTTGGTATAAATTGTAGAAactcaaaaaagcagcaaaactgaatgttagtattgttttcttccctcttcctacAAGGATTTGACAAGGAAAGCAGCTGAGCTTGAAAGTCAGCCCACAGAACAGCAAAACTCCATGGACTATGCTGAGGCAGCACAGGGACTTTACAAGTGATCCCAAGCGAAAACCTCATGGactgcagagagagggaaaacGTTTGAGTGGAGGGAGTCACTGGTTACTGTAAATATCTTTTAAGAGTTGCTGGTTTTACTTTCTTAGGGTTGTTAATTTAATAAAGGTAAATTGGCAAAAAAGAAATCTATAGGAAGTGAAAGGAAAGGAGGTAAAGGAGCGAGGTCACCTTGGGATTGATTACTGCAACACACTGAACATGGGCACACATCTCACATAGGTAGCAACTGAAGTTACTTAAGATTTAACTCTTTATTAGCAGTATCCTGGTAATTTCTGATCATTTTGAACTATTGACAGTATCCCTTAAATTTAGCACCTACTCCCTTAATGTTGACTATTCTTCCTGGTATCTGAAGAGGGCAGAACTGAGGCTGCAGACTGAAACAAATATATCTGGTTCCTGCTGTCACAGGTCCCACTATTACAAGTTGTCAATACCCAAGACTTTCGAGATGTATTTCATCTTAAATCAAAGCTTTTAATGAAGTTAAAACATAAGCCTAGTGCAATTATAGACTATATAAAATATACTAAAGTTGATATAGGGCTTCTGAGTACCATGGTCACATATGTccaaaaaagcaccaaaaatcTGAGAAGATCTGTAAATGTAAGTTTAAGGCCACTTACAGCTCTTATCCTTCACAGGCAGCAGGAACCACTAACCACAGGGAATTCAGGCCATACAGGCACATCTCACAGTTTGGAGCTGACTGGCTTGTAAAAAAGTTTAGCGCAGGGAACTTTAACATTGGTATTCTAGTATGTGCTACTTTTCCCATTctgctatttaaatattttcattggtATACTGAGACTGTTGATATATAAAATTAGTCTTTATTTCCCTtagcaaatttttctttcatttgaattgCTTAAGGATTCTTTTCTTACCATCATTAACTGCAAAGGctgaaaaaacaatttaaaatcaattttaagaGACCAAGctaacatacacacacacacacacacaaataatagCAATGTGAAACTCAAATCACATGTCAGTGTTGGCTTGCTCAGGAAATGAAGATACATTTCTGCCATGAGGATGCCAGGATGACAAAGCcaaataacattaatttttaaatctgcatCCAGCTTCCCAAGAAATTTATCCCCTTATATAAGCAAAGTTTAGCAGGAAGCTACATATGTAGGTCCATGTTTTagatgcagctgaaaaaaattccCTTAAAAGGTGACTGTTAAATAGAGTACCGCCTTGGGGATGATAGGTTGtagtctgaagaagagaaatCTAAGTAGATCACTCCTCTCCAGTGCAACAGGAAACTGTTAATTGCATCACTGACCAAGTTTAGTGTTTATCTGAAGCTAGTCTTAAATTATTTAAGGAGTAAACAAAAACTGCAGTCACAGTTAACTAAATTAAACAAGTACATAAAGTGCTGGATGATTAAGAGTATGTCTTTTAACACCTCTTCTGGAAAATAAGTTAGAAAATAAGAATGCTAAAGGCAACTTTCAAGAGTCAATTATTTGCTCACCAAAGTCAAAGATGACATGAAACTTGTGGTTTTGTCCCAAAATGAGCAATAACGTCTCAAGAACGTCTCAAGAACAGAGCACAGAAATGACGcatcaaatggaaagaaaactttcACTTTAAAGATctgatataatttaaaataaataaataccataaTCCATAAAGTAAAATGAACGTTTTATAGTTTTTTAAACGTCTTGTATAGGGTTCACAGACCTGAGAATACACCCAAAATAACTCGTCTAaagtattcctttaaaaaatcataaattattaGTAACAGTTTCTTTAATGGAGATTGCAGGAGTAGGTCCCACATGAGTCCATATATAGCCCTTCTCTGGTCTTGTAGGAACAGTAGGGAAGGGAGATGATCGAGATTTGAAATATTCCGAAGGTGCATGACAAACAAATTCTAAATATTCCATTTTCCTTGGGAGATCTTCTTCTGgtcctaggaaaaaaataaataatcttcaaagacaaaaattaaaggCATAAAATTGAAGTATGCAGGACTTAAAGATACGTGACAAATAACATCCCTTAGAGAATATGCCTTTTCCATCAATGACTTCCCTGGCAAAGTAGCCTCAAATAGTAAGCAAGAAACCTCtacttttatttttgctggggtgatcttttttttttcccccatttgaaGCATTCAGTTATTTGAGTCATGTTCTTTagttaatgtatttaaaatagacaCTATTTGTGGCCCTGCCTATCAAAAGGACTTTTCTGAATTGTTAATAATTTTATAATCAGTAGCAGAACACTCTCTATGCCAGTGCTTGCACGCAATGTATTTTAAGCACCCAAGATGAAGATCAGCCTGTTCAGGTCACTTTAAAAGAAAGACCTTGGACTCGTATATCAGGTTTATACCGTAATAACTTTGATTCTGCCTATGGAGTAATAATTTGATCTTTAAAGTTGCAAGACTGTAATTGTGCCTGTGAGCACAAATACTCAATCACACTCACTGCAGAAGTGCTAATCATATTACATACATAAGATAAATAAAAACTGTTATTGAAGTAAACAAGATGCTTACAGAATTAGGGTCGAAAATGTGGAAATTGCATAAATGATCCTGTCAAACTGagaagttcattaaaaaaaatacaactttacATTAGTCTAGGCACATGTAAGTAGTTGTATAAAACGAAGGCAAGATTACCTATGATATAGGATGCTGGGTCAAAACAATCTTTGGGGCTGGCTTGCGTAGGAATGAGCCAGGTTAGCGCAGCACTCTTTTCACAGTATTGGTCCTGAATAAACCCACGGATCTGAGCGTAGTATGTTTTTCCATCCTGCTCATCAACCACTGAAACAACATCTCCAATTTGATAGTATACACCCTAGAAGACATACAGATggtaattaaaacaaacaatCTGATTTCAGTAGCTTcactctgtgattctgattcATATCTTAAGTATCAGTATCTTAAGTTACCTCAAATTACCCCAGT
This genomic interval carries:
- the LOC141945519 gene encoding LOW QUALITY PROTEIN: 1-aminocyclopropane-1-carboxylate synthase-like protein 1 (The sequence of the model RefSeq protein was modified relative to this genomic sequence to represent the inferred CDS: inserted 2 bases in 2 codons; deleted 2 bases in 2 codons) produces the protein MSGGRAAPEGTGPALSARGXLGAGFALSSADPFDGERNPEGTLNVGTSENKLCFDLIEERLTRPDMNYLEPELFQYSDTQGTRSFREEIAKFXTDYARAAKALNPEHVTVMNGCCAVLAMLSTVLCDPGDGYLIPTPYYGGINLKTWLYGGIQPVHVPLFSEVADKEGHPFQLTVEKLEDALQRAKKQVSVTLISDFHVFLVIFLSSKDFGMRGIRVGVLYTRNHEIQKVVNQLAVFHTCPGPVQHVLSQFLRDRDWLNNVFFPTNKKQLKEARNILVDGLADVGIPVLRSSGGLYVWADFRKFLKSQSFEAERELWQKLLDEKLLISPGKAFYCYEPGWFRLVFSDSVDRIYLCIQRLEQMLHSYIAEPVTNNTSSTADALCNPEKDCSGRPSNTPGKDVSQLKNILVY
- the GATAD1 gene encoding GATA zinc finger domain-containing protein 1, whose protein sequence is MPLGLKPTCSVCRSTSSSMWKKGGQGEILCNNCTARSAPPGPAAFATTSAAAQHSNGGGGGKQSKQEIHRRSARLRNTKYKSAPAAEKKVSTKGKGRRHIFKLKNPIKAPESVSTIITAESIFYKGVYYQIGDVVSVVDEQDGKTYYAQIRGFIQDQYCEKSAALTWLIPTQASPKDCFDPASYIIGPEEDLPRKMEYLEFVCHAPSEYFKSRSSPFPTVPTRPEKGYIWTHVGPTPAISIKETVTNNL